CGGCCGTGAGCGGCGACGTCCCCGGTGCCGGCAAGGCATTCGGCGTCGCGCAGGCCGATGGTCAGTCCGGAGGCGGTGAGTGGGTGGCAGGTGCCGACCGCGTCACCGACCAGGGCGTAGGGACCCCGGCCGTGGAAGGTGCGCAGCCGGACCCGGTTGGCCGCCCACCGCACCGGCTGCTGCTCCAAGGCCGTGCACAGCGGACCGGCCAGGGCGGCGGGCAGGAACCGGGTGTAGAGGCGATGTACGTAGGACGGCAGGTCCACGGAGCGCAGGGGGGACAGGGGGACGTCGATCGTCACCCGGATGGTGTCGTCGTCCAGCCGGTAGGCCAGTACGGGGCCGGGGCCGCCCGCGAAGACGTGGCCGTATCCCTCTGCGGGGAGGGCGAGGCCACGCAGCAGCACGCCGGCTGTGCGTGAGACGGTCGTGGCCGGGGCAGCGGAGTGGATCGTACGCCGCACCATGGAGGACTGCCCGTCGCCGCCGATGATGCGCCACACGCGTGCGTGCCGTTCGGGGCCGCTCCCGGGTGTAGGCGACCGTGGTGTGCCGGATGGAGGTGACGCGCGCGCCGAGAGTGAGGCTGATGCCGGGGTGGTCCGCTGCGACGGCCCGGAGTACGGCGACGAGTTCGCGGTGACGCATGGTGGCGGCTCGGTCGCCGCGTGGGCAGGCCAGCGTGATCGGGGCACTGCCGTCCTCCGGGTGCAGGACGAAACCCAGAGCCGGGACGGAGAGGGACGCGGGCATGCCGACACCGAGCCTGCGCAGCACCGCGACTCCGTCGGGGTGGATCCATTCCCCGGCCAGCCGGGTGGGCAGCCGGCGCGAGGCCTCAAGGAGCAGGACGCGGTGACCGGCACGGGCATGGGCGAGTGCGGCGGCGCAGCCTGCCGGGCCCGCGCCGATGACGGCGACGTCGCACGGCGCGTTCATCGGTATTCATCGTTTCCTGCGGCGGTATCGCACCGTGCACGGTCGACGGGGCAGGCGCATCACAGTGGTGCGGGCCTCGCGGACCTCGGGATCGGCGAGCTCGAAGTCGAACGCGCGCAGGAGGGCGCTCCAGATGACTTTGATCGTTTGCTGGGCGAGGGTCGCGCCCAGGCAGGGGTGCCGGCCTCCGCCGAAACCGATCAGGGCCTGGGGAGTGGTGCGGTGTTCCGCACGGTCCGGAAGGTACCGGTCGGGATCGAATGCCTCGGGACGGCGGAACACACTCGTCAGGCGGTGCGACAGCCCCGGTGAGGCACACACCACGTAGCCGCGCGGTACCCGGTAGCCGTGGATGTTCAGGTCCCGCGCGGCCGGGCGCGGGAGCACCACGATGGGCGGGTGCAGGCGTTCGGCCTCCAGGAGGCAGTGGCTCAGCCGCTCGAGTTTGTGGAGTGCCGAAAGGGTGGTCGGCGGGTAGTCCGCGAAGGCTGCTTCCTGCTCCGCGCGCAGCACGGGCAGCCACTGGGGGTGCTGGAGCACGAGGACTCCCGTCCAGGCGGCAAGGGCAGTGGTAGGAACCGCGGCGAACAGCCAGTTGACCATGAGGGCGGCGGCGGTGTCCTCGTCCAGGGAACTGCCGCCGGGCCCCGTCGCACGCATGAGTTCCTCGAAATGGCTGCGCTCGCTGCCCTCGGGGCAGTCGCGGGGGGCGATCTCCTTGATGGCATGGACGAGGGTCTCTCGTGCCCGGTCGGCCAGGCCATGGGGCAGGGGACCGCGGGGGCCGATCACAGCGAACGCGAAGAGAGCTGCCTCCAGTCGGCCCAGCAGCCTGGGAAGGGCCGGACCCATGGTCCGGCCGAACCGGGGACCGATCAGACAACAGGCGGCGATGCGTGCGCTCAAGTCCCGCATCACTGCCAGGAGATCGAACGTGCCGTGCCCGTCCCATGGGGCGACATAGCGCTCGACCTCGTCGAACATGACCGGGATGTGCCGGGTCAGGGCATCGCGTCGGAGCAGGGGCAGCAGCAGGGAGTGCTGCCATTTCATGAGCTCGGAGGGAGCTGTGAGGCCCACACCTGGGCCCAGCAGAGGGGCCAGAAGCGGGTCGTAGAAGAGGTGGCGGTCCACTTCCGTGTCGTCTTGCAGGCCCAGGATGAGGGCGTTCGCCTGTGGCCCGCAGAACGACGCCATCCGCCGGCCCGGCAGTGAGAAGGCCACGGCTTCGCCCCGGCTGCTGTGCACACGCGCCAGGAAGCCCACAGGGTCCCGGAAGAAGGGGATCCCGTGACCGATCAGCGGCAGACCGCCGTCGAGAGCGGGGAGTTCCCGACCGCCGGGCGGGAGCGGTTCGTGGTCACCGGTCATGGCCGGCCCCCGGGGCTCGGAGAAGAACTCGGAGAAGAGGGGGCGACGGACCGCAGGTAGCGGCCGATGGCCATGGCCGGGAAGTACACCGGGTAGAGGCGGTAGACGAGCATCATCGTGGTGAAGAAGACACCATTGACGTGGCCACCTGTCCAGGAGCCGTCCGCCTGCTGGTGGGTGCACAGCCAGCGGACGCCGTTCTCGACGGCGGGGTGCCGGGGGCCGAGCGTGTCGAGCCCGGCCAGGACCGCCCAGGCGGTCATCTCGGGCAGGCCCCCGTCGAGCGCGAGGTAACGGCGTTCGAGGCAACTTCGCCAGTCCTCCCCCCAACCGCCGTCCCCGAGCTGGGTCTCCTGCAGCCAGCGGGCCAGCGCGGTCATCGTCGGGTCGTCGGCCGGGACCCCCGCGGCGCGCAGCCCCCGGGCGGCGTGGAAGGCGGCGTAGGTGTAGTTGATGCCCCACGTTCCGCTGAAGGACCCGTCGTGGTTCTGGGACGCGCGGATGAAGGCGATGCCTCGTGTGATCGCCGTTTCGGCCCGGCCGCGCGCGGCCGGTTCCATCAGAGGCCGCATGCGGCACAGGGCGGTGAGGACGGAGCCGGTACATTCGACCGAGGACGCGTCGACCATGCACCCGGCGAACATCTCCGTCGGGTTGAGCGCCTCCATCCATTCGCCGGCACGCCGACGGTCGAGGGTGCCAAACCCGCCGTCGGGGTTCTGCCGGTCCAGCATGACTTTCAACGCGCCGCGCATGGCGTGCCGGTCGAGGTGGGCAGACGCCGGAATCCGGTGGGTGCCGAGACCGGTCGCATCCTGCGCCCGCAACAGGGCGCCCACGGCTTCAGCCGTGCAGTCGCTCACGGGCCAGCGGCTGTGACCGTCGGAAAACGCCCAGCCGTGGCGGACGGTGCGCAGGGGCGGTACCCGTCCGGTGTACGTGGTGATCTGCGCCTCGCGCAGGAAGGCGTGCGCCCGGTCGAGCGCCGGGCCCAGCCTGCCGTCCGGTTCGTGCTCCGGGCATGCCGCACCTCCCGACAGCAGTGCTTCCACGGCGAAGGAGGTGTCCCATACGAGGGACCGGTCCCCGCAGACGCGCAGACCGCGATCGTCCTCCCAACACCAGTAGCGCAGGCGGGCGACGGCGTCCTCCAGCAAGGGGTGCTGCCGGTCCCGTGCGAACAGCACCAGGCACTCGACCAGGGCATTCACCGAAGACAGGCCGTGGTGCGGCGAAGCGTGCTGCTCATCGACGACGGAGCGGTGACAGCGCTCCAGCCCGGCGCGGCGCAGGCGGGGACTGTGCACCCGCTCCCATCCGTGCAGGCACCGCTGCAGCAGGCGCAGTGCGCGACCGCCGACCACGTACACGTCCGTGCTTCGGGCGGGTGGGGCACCGGCTCCTGTGCCCGGGGCGGCGAACAACTCCCGCCGGAGGTCACGGGCGACAGCGCCCAGGTCCGCACGGAACTTCGCGCCGTACAGGTAGGCCATGGCCTGGTAGAGCATCCGGGTCCAGCCCAGCAGCCGTTCGGGGTGCAAGGGTGCCCACTTGGGGAGGAGCATCATCTCAGGGGGAAGCGGTACCACCTGCCGGTAGGGCACCAGGCCCAGCAGCGCGAGCCAGAAGAATCCCCATTGCGGAACGGCGTGGACGCCGCCCGGCTGTGCGTGGATCCACTGCCTGGCACCGGCAGCGAGGGGGTCATGGGGTTCGGTACCGAGCAGGCGCAGGGCCACGTAGGCCAGCGTCGTGCCGTACGCCGACGGCGGGGCCTGCGGGTGCATCCCCCAACCCCCCTCAGCCGTACGGGTCGTCCGGTAGCACTGGAGGATCGCCTGCCGTTCCGGCTCGTCCGGGGGACGTTCCAGGATGTGCATGACGATGACGTACTGGGAGAGGATCATGGTGCTCCATTCCATCTCTCCCTCCCACGCCCCGCTTTCGTGCTGGAGGCCGAGCAGGCGCCCGCAGGCGGCCCGGTACGCGCGGTGCGCGCCGGGCACGGGAATGAAGGCCGCGGAGTCACTGGTGGCGGTGTCAGGCGTCGCCATGGGGAGAATTCTTCCTTCGACACCTGATCGATAAGCCGCATGAGCAAAAAAATCCGGAACTCCCCATGATGGAGAAAGACTTATCACTCATACAAAATTACTCATCATATCTGTAATCCAATGGTATCCGGGGCCATCCGGGAAGGCGCCCGGGAGGGGCGCGGACGTATTCGCACGCCGCCTCCGAGAATCCATGCGACCCCTTGCGCGAGACTTTCCCCCGACTCACTGGGAAGCCTTCCATGAAACCCCGGCTCTGAAAGTGGTAAGGGGAGGGCCTTGATTCTTGTGACAGGCGCAAGCGGGCATCTCGGTGCGAACCTTGCGCGACGCCTGCTTTTCGACGGTCATGAAGTCCGGGCATTGGTGTGGCCCTCCGTATCAGCCGGCGAGGCGCTGGCCGGCCTCCCGATCCGCCGAGCGGTCGGCGACGTGCGGGACCCGGAGGCGGTCGCGGCCGCCGTCGCAGGCTGTGAGGGCGTGTACCACTGCGCGGCGCGCATTTCGACGACGGCGCGCGGACATCGCGAAATCCATGCGGTCAATGTGCTGGGCACGCGCAATGTGCTGGAAGCGGCGCGGCAGCACGGCGTGCGCCGGGTCGTGGTGACCGGGTCGTTCAGCGCCACGGGCCCGACCCCGGGGCGGGCCAGCACCGAGCGCGACCTGCACTACCCCTTTGGAGCCCACACCCCGTACACGCGCAGCAAGGTGCTGGTGGAACACGAATGCTGCAAGGCCGCGGCCCAGGGCCTCGAGGTGGTGGTCGCGGTATCGACGGCGATCATCGGCCCGCACGACTATGTCCCGTCCCGGATGGGGCGCGTGCTGCTCGACTTCGCGCACGGCAGGCTGTTCGCCTACATGCCCGGCGGCTTCGAGTTCGTCTCCGTCCAGGACCTCGTAGAAGGCCACCTGCTGGCCATGGAACGCGGCCTGTCGGGTCATAAGTACCTGCTGTCCACCGAATTCCGCACGGTCGAGCAGATGATGGACCTCTACGCACGGGCCACCGGGCGCCCCAAGCCGCGCCTACGGATTCCCCCACCGGCCATGGGGGCGCTGGCCCGGCTTGCCGAGGGACCGCGGTCGGTGCTGACGCCGCACCGGGAAGCGCGCTTCACCCCCGCGGCCGTTCGCTTCCTGCGCTCCGAGCGGCGGGCGGACTGTTCCCTCAGCCGGGAGGCTCTGGGCTACCGACCGACAGACATCTCCACTGCCGTCGAGCAGGCCTACCGCTGCTTCGTGGACCGCGGGCTGGTGGAGCGGCGCCGGGCAGCGATGCGCACGCCCCGCCCCACCGTGCGGCGCGGGCGGGACGTGGGGGTGGGGCCACGATGACGACCGGAACCTTCGCGGCGGGCAGCCGGGACACCGTCCCCGCGCCCCGCCTGCCGGCCCGCCACCTGCCGTGGCTGGGCCCCCTGCCTGCGTTCTACCGCGACCCGGTCGCCATGCTGCGCGCCGCACGGGAACAGGTCGGCAACGCCTTCGCCTTCCCCTTGCTGGGCCAGGACATCGTCTTCGTCTGCGGACCCGAGGCGCATGCCGAGGTGTTTGAAGCGGACGAGGCGGTCCTCAGCCCGCGGGAGGCCTATCGCTTCATGGCGCCGGTCTTCGGGCGCGGCATCGGTTACGACGCCGCCACCCCGGAGGAGATGGATGCGCAGATCGCGCCCATCCGGCCCGCACTCGGCTCCCGGAACCTCGACACGTACGCCCGCGTCATGGAGGCGGAGGTACGGGCCCAGGTGGCGCGCTGGCCGGCGGAGGGCGAGATCGACCTGCTCGCCGAGCTGAACCGGACGACCGTGGCCATCGCCACGCGTTGTCTCATCGGAGAGGAGTTCCACGGCCGCATGGGCCCGGAGCTGCCCCGCCTCTACCACGAACTGGAAAGCGGCATCCGGCTCGCGGGCATGCTCAGTCCCAAGGTACCGATCCCCGCGTTCCGGCGCCGCGACCGGGCCCGCGCGGCCATCGCCGAGGCCATCGGCGAGGCCATCGCGGAACGCCGCGGACGGCCTCCGGGGGACGGGCCCGTCGGCCTCCCCGATTTCCCTTCCGGCGCCGCCCCCGGGCAGGACATGCTCGCCGTGCTGCTCGCGGCCCGCACCCCGGACGGTCACCCGCTGCCCGACCGCATCGTGACCGGCATCCTGATCGCAATGATCTTCGCCGGCCAGCACACGAGCGCGGTGCTCGCCACCTGGACCGGCGTGCTGCTCATGCGCCACCCCGAGTACGTCCCACGGCTGCGCTCCGAGCAGCAGGAGCTGTGGACACCCGGCAGCCCGCTCGGCACCCGGGTCCTGCACCGCATGGAACTCCTGGACAACTGCGTGCGCGAGGCCGAGCGGCTGCACCCGCCGCTGATCCTGCTGATGCGCAAGGCGCTGCGCGACACCACGATCCGCGGCCACCACGTGCCGGCCGGGGCGCTTGTCATGGTCTCCCCCGCGGTGGCGCACCGCATGCCCGAGGTGTTCCGCGACCCCGATCGCTTCGACCCCTCCCGCTACGGGGCCGGGCGCGCCGAGCACCGCCGCCCCTACGGCCTCATCGGCTTCGGCGGGGGCAAGCACCGCTGCATCGGACTCGCCTTCGCCTATCTCCAGGTCAAGGCGGTGTGGAGCGTCTTGCTGCGCGAGGTGGACCTGTGGCCCGTCACGTCCTACGCGCCGGACTACTCGACCTTCGTCCCCGCCCCGACCGCCCCCTGCACCGTCCGTTACCGCAAGCGTTCCATGGAGACGTCGTGACCGGCGACGCCCGGCGCGCCCGGACGGCACGTCCGGGACCGCCCGGGCCCCCGGCATTCACCGAGGCCCAGAGCAAGCGGGCCAGGGTACGGGCAGCCGGCATGGATCCCGACTACTGGTACGCCGTCGCCCATGAAAGCGAACTGCCCCGCGGCAAGACCCTGGCCACCCGTTTCTGGGGCCATCCCATCGTGGTCTACCGCGGTGCGGACGGCACCCTGCACGCTCTGGAGGACCGCTGCGCGCACCGGCAACTGAAACTCTCCGGCGGTGAGGTCAACGGCTGCCATCTGACCTGCACCTACCACGGCTGGTCCTACGACGGCGACGGCAACGTCGTGCACTACGCCCACGACCTGTTCGGCCGCGCCCGGCCCGAGGCCAAGGTGGCCGGCTATCCGGTGACCTCCCGGCACGGCCTGATCTGGATCTTCCCGGGTGAGCCGGCGCTGGCCCCTGTGCGGACCATCCCGGCCATCCCGGAATTGTCGGGGCGCAGGCCGTGGGCCCGGCTGGACGCCTCGTTCACCTGGCAGGCCCATCACTCGATGATCATCGACAATGTCAGCGACTTCACCCATAGCTATCTGCACCGCCGCTTCCGCCCCTTCTGGGACGCCAAGCTCACCCGCCACGAGCTGATCGGAGACCGGGTGGAACTGTCGTACGCGACCCACGTGGGCGGGGGCCGCCTCACCTCCCGCTTCGTGGACCGGCGCCAGGTGGACACCACCTCCATCGAGCTTGCCTTCGACTACCCCTACCAGCGCTCCGACACCGGCGGGTCGATCAAACACTGGTGCTTCGTGCTGCCGATGGACCGGCGCACCAGCCGGGTGTTCTTCATCTTCTACTTCGACGCGGTGAGGATCCCCGGCACCCGGTGGACGGTGCCCCGCAGACTGCTGCCGCTGTTCATGCGCGTGGCCGGAGCGCTCGTCGTCAAACCCTTGCTGGGCGAGGACGGCGAGGCCGTCGAGTCGGAACAGCTCGGCTACGAGACCCACTACGCCGCCCCCATTCTCGAACTCAACCCCGCGGTGGGCCTCTTCCAGGACCTCACCATCCGCAAATGGGAGGAATTCCTCGACCGCGACCGAGCCCGGCCCCGCCCCTCCGGCATCGCCACCGCCGACGGGCGCGTCGTCCCCTCGCGCCACGATTCACGCCACGATCGCTGACGCCCGTCCCTCCACCGCACCGTCGAACCGTGCCACCCTCATCACAGGAGAGCACAGCCATGAGCCAGACGTCCGTCCCCCGCTCCGCCCAGTGGCTGGCCGACCACCGCTGGCTGTACGTGGTCCCGGTCCTGCTGCCCCTGTCCAAGGCGTACGCACTGGCCGAAGCGCTGTCCTCCAGGCTGCTCCGTCGCCGGGCAGGTGTGTTACGGCGCCACCGGCGGCAGGTGGCCCGCATGCAGGTCCGTGTGCGTGAGCGCGAGCGGCAGGGCGACGCAGGGCTGCTGTGCACCGCACGTCCGCAGTGGCGGTCGATGTCGCACTCCCGCAACGAGTCCTACAAGCGTGGGGCTTTTTTGGTGCCGGCGCAGCTGGACGGCATTCTCCAGGTGGATGCGGAGCGCGGAACCGTGACGGTCGGTCCGGCGGTCACCATGGGGCGTCTGACGGCCGCGCTGCCGCGTGGCTGGACCCTGCCGGTGGTACCGGAGATGGAGGACCTCACCGTCGGCGGCCTCATCATGGGCTACGGCATCGAGACGTCCTCCCACCGCTACGGTCTGTTCGCGGACAACGTGGAATCCTGCGAGGTCCTCCTGGCCAACGGTGAGGTGGTGGCGGCGGACCGCACCCGCCACGCGGACCTCTTCCACGCCCTGCCCTGGAGCCGCGGCACCCTGGGGCTGCTGACCTCCGTGCGGCTGCGGATGGTCCCTGCCTCCCCGTGGGTCCGCCTCTCCTACCACCGGCTCGGCAGCGCGGCCGCGCTCACCGAGTGCATCGCGTCCCGTTCCGCCGGCCCCAACCCACCCGACTTCGTGGAGGGCTTCCACTTCTCCCCGACGGAATGCGTCGTGGTCACCGGAACATTCGCCGACCGTCCGCGCGCCGGCGACGGCGTGGTCAACCGGATGGGGCGGTGGTACAAGCCCTGGTACTACGAGCACGCCCGGGCGCGGTGCCGACTGCGGCGCAACGTCGAGTACGTGCCGTTGCGGGACTTCTACTTCCGGCACAGTCGCAGCATTTACTGGGCGGCCGAGATGCTCGTCCCGACCGGCAACCATCCGCTGTTCCGGTACGCCCTGGGCTGGCTGATGCCGCCCAAGGTCGCGTTCCTCAAGCGCACCGAGACGCCGGGGATCCGTCAGCTGTACCTGCAGAAAACGGCGACGCAGGAGGCCCTCGTCCCTGTGCGGACACTGCCGGAGGCGATCGAGAAGTGCCGCGAGGCATTCCACGTGGACCGCATGTGGCTGTGCCCGGTCACGCTGCGCCGCTCGGATCCGGAGGGCCTGGTGAGTCCGAGTACCGCGGACGGGCTCTACGTCGATATCGCCGTCGTCTTCGAGACGCCGGAACCGGTCCGGCTCGGCCTGCCGTGGGACGCCCGGCAGGCCACCCGGGAATTCGAGGCCTGGCTGCGGGACAACGGCGGGTTCCAGGTCCCCTATGTGGCATCGCACATGACACGCGATGAGTTCTGGTCCATGTTCGACGGCCGAACCTATCTCGCCGCGCGCAAGAAGTACGGGGCGGAAGGCTCCTTCCTCGACATCCACGACAAGGCCGGCTGCAACTGACCCATCAGAAGGGCCACGACCATGCGACTGCTCGCGGACTCGCCGCCCACACCGGTGCGACGGCCCGCACTGGGACCGGGCGACCGCCTGGTTCTGGGCTTCCTCGCCTTCAGCCTCACGGTGGCGCTCTCCCTGGAGCTCTACTTCGTCCTCCACTTCCAGGACATGCACGAGCGGCACGATCTGTTCGCACGCGGATTCCAGCTCTACGGAGCGGGAGACCGCACATACTCGGGGCAGGGCGACATCTATCTCCCCTTCGCTCTGGAGACCATCAACGTATTCCTCGTCCAGATACTCAACTGCGCACTCGGTTATGCCATCGTGCGCCCGCGCGCCTGGCGCCACCCCCTCCAGCTCGCCATCGGCTCGTACCTCTCCGGCTCGGTCGTCATCTACTTCTGGCACGCCCACGCGGCGGGATATCCCGACATGCCGGAGCACAGGTTCTGGAACTACGTCCTCTTCTACACCCCGAACCTCCCCTGGCTCGTGGGCAACCTCTGGATGTCCGCCGCCTCGTTCGGGGCCCTTGTCCGCGCCGTGAAGAAAAATTGATGGGGGATTTCCGGATGACCGAATCCACCGAGGTGGCGCTCGACCGCTACCGGCAACTGGCCGCGGGAGGCGACTGCGCACGCAGCGGCCACTACCGCGACCTCGTGACGTCCTACTACGACCTGGTCACCGATCTGTACCTGGAAGGCTGGGGAGCGTCCCACCACTTCGCCCCCCTCAAGCCCGGCGACTCGCACGTCGAGGCCCTGGCCGCGCGCCAGAAGTTCCTCGCCGACCGTGCGGGTCTGCGCCCCGGAATGAAGGTCCTGGACGTGGGCAGCGGGGTGGGCGGTCCGGCACTCAACATCGCCGGTATCTCCGGCGCCCACGTGACGGGCCTGGACCTCACCCCGGTGCGCGTGGAGCACGCCCGCCGACGGGCCCGCGACCTCGGCCTGCAGGAGCGGACCACGTTCGTCGACGGTGACGCAATGCACATGCCCTTCGCCGACGCCTCGTTCGACGTCGTCTACGCCTTCGAGGCCATCTGCCACGCGGCCGACAAGGACCGCACCCACGCCGAGATCGCCCGGGTCCTCACCCCGGGCGGACTCTCGATCGGTTACGAGTGGCTGGCCGACGACGGACTGACCACCGAGGAAATCCACCGCCTCATCGAGCCGGTCTGCCGCTACTACGCCCTGCCGCACCTCACCACGCCGGGCGGGCTCGCCGGACAACTGCGGCGAGCGGGCTTCACCGACGTCGTCGTGGGCGACGCCGAAGCGACGGGAGACCTCACCTCCACCTGGGACTACCTGGACACGCTGGCCGATCTCGGTGAACAGCTCGACGACTCCCCAGTCCGGCAGTTCATGGTCCAAGGGGCCCGCGCACTGACACGGGCCGCCCGGGAAGGAGCCTTCCTCATCGAGTTCTGGGAGGCTCGCAGGCCAGGAACGCCGGGCGCGTAGGCCAAGGGGGGTGCCCAGTGCGCGAACGGATCGCGATCGTGGGGGCCGGTGCGGCCGGGCTGGGAGCCGCGTGGGCGCTCAGCCGACACCCCGACCGCTTCGACTTCGAGGTGTACGAGACCGCCGCCACCGTCGGCGGCAATGCCCGGACCGCGGACTTCCCACAGCGGGACGGCGGCACGGTGCCGGCGGACATCGCCGTCACCGCCTTCATCCCCTCCGTCTACCACAACCATGTCGAGCTGATGAGCCTGCTCGGCATCGAAGCCGTCGGCACCCGCTTCAGCTACGCCGTGCACTACGGCGACGACGTCTACGCCCACGACCTGGACACACCGTTGCGGCGCAGGCTGGCCGGCGACATCGCCGCCTTCCGGCGCCTGCTGCGCACCGTCGGAAGGTGCAACGCCCTCAACAAGCGCCCGTCATGGAGCACAACGGTGCTCAACCCCTTCAACTATGTCACCATGCGCCGGGCCCTCGACCTGTGGGGCATCTCGCAGGAGTTCCGCTACAAAGTCCTCAAGCCGCTGTTCGTGAACTTCGTCCTGACCTCGGGCGTCTTCGCCATGCCGGCTTCGGTGTTCGTCCGCTACATGGACTTCTTCGACATCGAGCACAGTACGCCGATGATCACGTGGCAGGGCGGGACCCGCGCCGTCCACGCCCGGCTCATCGAAGGGTTCGCCGATCGCATCCACGTGGGGCGCCCCGTCACCGGGCTGTTCCGCGGGCCGGACGGGGTCCGGGTGCGGGACGCGGACGGCGTGACCGAACGATTCGACCAGGCGATCCTGGCCTGTAACGCCAACCACGCGCTGGCCTTGCTCCAGCCGCCCGGCGCCATGGAGCGCAGGGTGCTCGGGGCCGTGCGCTACGAGTCCGACCTGCACCGGGACGCGGTGGTACACACCGACGCCTCGCTCCTGCCGGACGACCATCTGCATGTCTCCGGCACGCGCAGCACCTTCGTGCGCCACTTCGGCGACCGGCCCGACAACTACGAGATCACGTACATCATGCACAACCAGCAGCCCTGGGGTGACGGTGCCGTGTCGCCCTGCCTGGTGACCTATAACGCCCGCCGCCAGCCGGACCCGGCGAAGGTCATCAGCCGCCACCGGTTCCAGCACGTCGTACACGACCTGCGGCACACCCTCGTGCTGCACGCGCTGGTGCCCCTGCTGCAGGGTCGTCGCAGAACCTGGTACTGCGGGGCCCACACCACTTTCAACAGTCAGGAGCACGCCTTCCTGTCCGGTCTGGCCGTAGCCCGCCAACTGGGGGCGGACTACCCGTTCACGGCGAACAAGGAGGCCACCCGGTGGTTCAACTTCTATGGCCGCATGTGTCTGGGCATGCGCTTTCGCACCGCCCGTTGACGCGCATGCCGGACAACCGGATCCGGCGCCCTTCACCCGGCCACGCATCGGAGGAGACGAATGGCGGACCATGCGTCGACGAGCCCGGCGCCTCCCGGCGCCGGAACACCGGGCTGGACCGGTGCCCAGCGGGGCCGCCTGGCCCGGACGCTGCGGTGCACGGTGTTCCCGCTGGGCCTGCTGCTCGTCACGCCGCCGATCGTGATGCTCCTGTGGACGCTCGTCACCGCCTTCGACGGAGCGATCCGGCCACTCGTCGATCCGGCCCGGTGGCCCGCCTTGATCTCCGCACTTCCGCACCCGAGCCTCTGGGCGGCGCTCAGCATCACGGGCTTCGTCGCGTTCGAGGCGGCGCTGCTGCGTCTGCTGCCGGGGCCTCAGCGGTACGGGCCGATCACCCCGGCCGGCGTCCGTCCCGT
The window above is part of the Streptomyces syringium genome. Proteins encoded here:
- a CDS encoding cytochrome P450 → MTGDHEPLPPGGRELPALDGGLPLIGHGIPFFRDPVGFLARVHSSRGEAVAFSLPGRRMASFCGPQANALILGLQDDTEVDRHLFYDPLLAPLLGPGVGLTAPSELMKWQHSLLLPLLRRDALTRHIPVMFDEVERYVAPWDGHGTFDLLAVMRDLSARIAACCLIGPRFGRTMGPALPRLLGRLEAALFAFAVIGPRGPLPHGLADRARETLVHAIKEIAPRDCPEGSERSHFEELMRATGPGGSSLDEDTAAALMVNWLFAAVPTTALAAWTGVLVLQHPQWLPVLRAEQEAAFADYPPTTLSALHKLERLSHCLLEAERLHPPIVVLPRPAARDLNIHGYRVPRGYVVCASPGLSHRLTSVFRRPEAFDPDRYLPDRAEHRTTPQALIGFGGGRHPCLGATLAQQTIKVIWSALLRAFDFELADPEVREARTTVMRLPRRPCTVRYRRRKR
- a CDS encoding prenyltransferase/squalene oxidase repeat-containing protein, yielding MATPDTATSDSAAFIPVPGAHRAYRAACGRLLGLQHESGAWEGEMEWSTMILSQYVIVMHILERPPDEPERQAILQCYRTTRTAEGGWGMHPQAPPSAYGTTLAYVALRLLGTEPHDPLAAGARQWIHAQPGGVHAVPQWGFFWLALLGLVPYRQVVPLPPEMMLLPKWAPLHPERLLGWTRMLYQAMAYLYGAKFRADLGAVARDLRRELFAAPGTGAGAPPARSTDVYVVGGRALRLLQRCLHGWERVHSPRLRRAGLERCHRSVVDEQHASPHHGLSSVNALVECLVLFARDRQHPLLEDAVARLRYWCWEDDRGLRVCGDRSLVWDTSFAVEALLSGGAACPEHEPDGRLGPALDRAHAFLREAQITTYTGRVPPLRTVRHGWAFSDGHSRWPVSDCTAEAVGALLRAQDATGLGTHRIPASAHLDRHAMRGALKVMLDRQNPDGGFGTLDRRRAGEWMEALNPTEMFAGCMVDASSVECTGSVLTALCRMRPLMEPAARGRAETAITRGIAFIRASQNHDGSFSGTWGINYTYAAFHAARGLRAAGVPADDPTMTALARWLQETQLGDGGWGEDWRSCLERRYLALDGGLPEMTAWAVLAGLDTLGPRHPAVENGVRWLCTHQQADGSWTGGHVNGVFFTTMMLVYRLYPVYFPAMAIGRYLRSVAPSSPSSSPSPGGRP
- a CDS encoding NAD-dependent epimerase/dehydratase family protein; this translates as MTGASGHLGANLARRLLFDGHEVRALVWPSVSAGEALAGLPIRRAVGDVRDPEAVAAAVAGCEGVYHCAARISTTARGHREIHAVNVLGTRNVLEAARQHGVRRVVVTGSFSATGPTPGRASTERDLHYPFGAHTPYTRSKVLVEHECCKAAAQGLEVVVAVSTAIIGPHDYVPSRMGRVLLDFAHGRLFAYMPGGFEFVSVQDLVEGHLLAMERGLSGHKYLLSTEFRTVEQMMDLYARATGRPKPRLRIPPPAMGALARLAEGPRSVLTPHREARFTPAAVRFLRSERRADCSLSREALGYRPTDISTAVEQAYRCFVDRGLVERRRAAMRTPRPTVRRGRDVGVGPR
- a CDS encoding cytochrome P450 encodes the protein MTTGTFAAGSRDTVPAPRLPARHLPWLGPLPAFYRDPVAMLRAAREQVGNAFAFPLLGQDIVFVCGPEAHAEVFEADEAVLSPREAYRFMAPVFGRGIGYDAATPEEMDAQIAPIRPALGSRNLDTYARVMEAEVRAQVARWPAEGEIDLLAELNRTTVAIATRCLIGEEFHGRMGPELPRLYHELESGIRLAGMLSPKVPIPAFRRRDRARAAIAEAIGEAIAERRGRPPGDGPVGLPDFPSGAAPGQDMLAVLLAARTPDGHPLPDRIVTGILIAMIFAGQHTSAVLATWTGVLLMRHPEYVPRLRSEQQELWTPGSPLGTRVLHRMELLDNCVREAERLHPPLILLMRKALRDTTIRGHHVPAGALVMVSPAVAHRMPEVFRDPDRFDPSRYGAGRAEHRRPYGLIGFGGGKHRCIGLAFAYLQVKAVWSVLLREVDLWPVTSYAPDYSTFVPAPTAPCTVRYRKRSMETS
- a CDS encoding aromatic ring-hydroxylating oxygenase subunit alpha, translated to MTGDARRARTARPGPPGPPAFTEAQSKRARVRAAGMDPDYWYAVAHESELPRGKTLATRFWGHPIVVYRGADGTLHALEDRCAHRQLKLSGGEVNGCHLTCTYHGWSYDGDGNVVHYAHDLFGRARPEAKVAGYPVTSRHGLIWIFPGEPALAPVRTIPAIPELSGRRPWARLDASFTWQAHHSMIIDNVSDFTHSYLHRRFRPFWDAKLTRHELIGDRVELSYATHVGGGRLTSRFVDRRQVDTTSIELAFDYPYQRSDTGGSIKHWCFVLPMDRRTSRVFFIFYFDAVRIPGTRWTVPRRLLPLFMRVAGALVVKPLLGEDGEAVESEQLGYETHYAAPILELNPAVGLFQDLTIRKWEEFLDRDRARPRPSGIATADGRVVPSRHDSRHDR